In one Alnus glutinosa chromosome 12, dhAlnGlut1.1, whole genome shotgun sequence genomic region, the following are encoded:
- the LOC133852057 gene encoding probable LRR receptor-like serine/threonine-protein kinase RKF3, which produces MPIVFWGVLAGCLIGLFGSVLVVCVCWRRHRKWRKRGGNFDPAEIGLVSGREMMSGSNYVTEFTFEEIKTATNNFHRENIIGRGGYGNVFKGILSDGSEVAVKRLKNCSPAGDEIFAHEVEVIARIMHVNIVTLRGFCNATLPLEGHQRIIVCDFIPNGSLDDHLFGSGNRKLSWPIRQKIAQGMARGLVYLHNGAQPSIIHRDVKASNILLDETFEPKLADFGLAKFTPDGGSHLSTRAVGTVGYVAPEYALYGQLSERTDVFSFGVVLLELLSGKKAVISVDNDKPLLLTDWAWSLVREGRAREVIDEGMPELGLPEVMEKYVLVGVLSSHPLSYCRPTMAQIVNLLELDLPLPSIPDRPLSLLAEIGDIEQSASCSGGSTFMSSGSTSMSSPACH; this is translated from the coding sequence ATGCCGATCGTATTTTGGGGGGTTTTGGCAGGTTGTTTAATCGGCTTATTTGGGTCAGTTCTGGTGGTCTGTGTTTGTTGGAGAAGGCACCGGAAATGGAGGAAGAGGGGGGGAAATTTTGATCCAGCTGAGATTGGTTTGGTTTCAGGGAGGGAAATGATGAGTGGAAGTAATTATGTGACTGAGTTCACATTTGAGGAAATCAAAACGGCTACAAATAATTTTCATAGGGAGAATATTATTGGAAGGGGAGGATATGGGAATGTTTTCAAGGGAATATTGTCAGATGGGTCTGAAGTTGCAGTGAAGAGGTTGAAGAACTGTTCTCCTGCTGGGGATGAGATATTTGCACACGAAGTGGAGGTTATTGCCAGGATTATGCATGTGAATATTGTTACTTTAAGAGGCTTTTGTAATGCAACACTGCCTTTGGAAGGCCACCAAAGGATAATTGTTTGTGATTTTATCCCTAATGGAAGCCTTGATGATCATCTTTTCGGGTCAGGGAATAGGAAGCTTTCTTGGCCGATTCGTCAAAAGATTGCCCAAGGAATGGCTCGTGGGTTGGTTTACTTGCATAATGGTGCCCAACCTAGTATTATCCACAGAGATGTCAAAGCTAGTAATATACTTTTGGATGAAACATTTGAGCCCAAACTGGCTGATTTTGGCCTCGCAAAGTTCACTCCTGATGGGGGGTCACATTTGAGCACTCGGGCGGTTGGGACTGTTGGTTATGTTGCCCCCGAGTATGCTTTGTACGGGCAACTGTCTGAGAGAACTGATGTCTTCAGTTTTGGGGTTGTGCTTCTTGAGCTTTTGAGTGGGAAGAAAGCTGTGATTTCAGTTGACAACGACAAACCTTTGCTTTTGACAGATTGGGCTTGGTCATTAGTGAGGGAAGGTAGAGCAAGGGAAGTTATTGATGAAGGCATGCCTGAGTTGGGCCTACCTGAAGTAATGGAGAAATATGTTCTTGTTGGGGTTCTTTCTTCTCATCCACTATCATATTGTAGGCCAACAATGGCTCAAATTGTGAATTTACTGGAACTTGATCTTCCACTTCCCTCGATTCCGGATCGCCCTCTTTCGCTTCTAGCAGAGATTGGTGATATAGAGCAATCAGCAAGCTGTAGTGGTGGCTCGACTTTCATGTCCAGCGGCTCAACTTCCATGTCCAGCCCTGCATGTCACTAG
- the LOC133852300 gene encoding probable LRR receptor-like serine/threonine-protein kinase RKF3 yields MRIEMSSFLLSTCFALSVLGLAYSGFSFSVADSRKILHGDPSESFCPLNFRSLGELLTEGAPVPVFLDMPRQCQYLHEGIRLVRSEYLRTDGHFLPPSTASKACWESYRSLVGRHFRGFDIQTTCGYHPEWISMGCKNITSQAEFESLIPESKMQEIKRYCNQSLDNSSACEMCRKSLSGVAESYLRGPDIGNVSDCTGYPFMYGAALVNGFGNTATAKCLFSLEFSLRASNTERRMIVLSGALTGCLVGFSGACFAVLFLRMKRKHCKGEKTKASFAKDQTGLILTHLVKFQYEDIKKATMNFSRENLIGKGGYGNVYKGILPDGSHSQVAFKRFKNCSASAAGDATFSHEVEVIASVRHVNLVALKGYCTTTVPREGNQRIIVCDFIPNGSLYDHLFGSETKKLSWPVRQKIALGTARGLAYLHYGAQPAIIHRDVKASNILLDETFEPKLADFGLARFNYAEGMTHLSTRVAGTLGYVAPEYALYGILTERSDVYSFGVVLLELLSGKKAIETEEGKASRLTDWAWSLMQKGRALDVIEEGMPELGSNQVMEHYIFVAVLCSHPILHARPTMDQVVKMLEIHSYINWSNGV; encoded by the coding sequence ATGAGAATAGAGATGTCCTCCTTTTTATTATCTACTTGCTTTGCCTTATCAGTGCTAGGCTTAGCATATTCTGGCTTTAGTTTTTCAGTTGCCGATAGCCGGAAAATTTTGCACGGAGACCCTTCTGAATCCTTTTGTCCTCTGAACTTCCGTTCTCTTGGGGAACTGTTGACTGAAGGTGCTCCTGTGCCTGTATTTCTTGACATGCCAAGACAGTGCCAATACCTTCATGAGGGGATCCGTCTAGTTCGGTCTGAGTATCTTCGAACAGACGGGCATTTTCTTCCTCCTTCCACCGCTTCCAAGGCATGTTGGGAATCATACCGGAGCTTAGTTGGTCGGCATTTTCGTGGTTTTGATATCCAAACTACTTGTGGGTATCATCCAGAATGGATTTCTATGGGGTGTAAGAATATTACATCTCAGGCGGAGTTTGAGAGCCTAATTCCTGAATCCAAAATGCAGGAAATTAAGCGTTACTGTAACCAGTCTCTTGACAATAGCTCTGCTTGTGAGATGTGTAGAAAAAGTTTGTCGGGTGTTGCTGAATCATACTTGCGTGGTCCTGATATTGGAAATGTCTCAGATTGTACGGGATATCCTTTTATGTATGGAGCTGCTCTGGTTAATGGGTTTGGAAATACAGCAACTGCAAAGTGTTTGTTCTCGCTTGAATTTTCATTGCGGGCTTCTAACACTGAGCGGCGTATGATTGTGCTTTCTGGTGCTTTGACAGGTTGTCTTGTTGGGTTCTCTGGGGCCTGTTTTGCAGTTTTGTTTCTTCGGATGAAACGAAAACACTGTAAGGGAGAGAAGACGAAGGCGAGTTTTGCTAAGGATCAGACCGGTTTGATTCTTACCCACTTGGTGAAATTCCAATATGAAGACATTAAGAAGGCTACCATGAACTTTTCTAGGGAGAATCTTATTGGGAAGGGAGGATATGGGAATGTTTATAAGGGTATATTGCCGGATGGATCCCACTCCCAAGTTGCTTTCAAAAGATTCAAGAACTGCTCTGCCTCTGCTGCAGGGGATGCAACTTTTTCACATGAGGTAGAGGTTATTGCAAGCGTTAGGCATGTTAATCTTGTTGCTTTAAAAGGCTACTGTACCACAACGGTTCCTCGGGAGGGTAACCAGAGAATAATTGTATGCGATTTCATCCCTAACGGAAGCCTCTATGACCATCTTTTTGGATCAGAAACGAAGAAGCTTAGCTGGCCAGTTCGTCAGAAGATCGCCCTTGGAACAGCCCGCGGATTGGCTTATTTACATTATGGAGCACAGCCGGCTATCATCCACAGGGATGTCAAGGCCAGCAACATACTTTTGGACGAGACGTTTGAGCCAAAGTTGGCAGATTTTGGGCTTGCAAGGTTTAATTATGCAGAGGGAATGACACATTTGAGCACCAGGGTGGCTGGGACTCTTGGCTATGTTGCGCCAGAGTATGCTCTGTATGGGATTTTAACAGAGAGGAGTGATGTTTACAGCTTTGGGGTTGTGCTGCTTGAGCTTCTGAGTGGGAAAAAAGCAATTGAAACAGAAGAGGGAAAGGCTTCCCGTTTGACAGATTGGGCTTGGTCTCTGATGCAGAAAGGGAGAGCATTGGATGTCATTGAAGAAGGGATGCCTGAGTTGGGGTCAAACCAAGTTATGGaacattatatttttgttgcagTTCTTTGTTCTCATCCAATACTACATGCTAGGCCGACAATGGACCAGGTTGTGAAGATGTTGGAGATCCACTCCTACATTAATTGGAGCAATGGAGTGTAG
- the LOC133852790 gene encoding receptor-like cytosolic serine/threonine-protein kinase RBK2 isoform X3, translated as MEIDDDAGSKAKKIPIDGAFKVKHRRQDALLSSSASAQDLRCFDVEKEKDDVSSPRGVLEACIRGFESDAGSSKNISNEMDTRSNSSWSKFFNLWRKRSFKRLASFPPLGVSKGKGSTREDPELSNLSNFKSSLVNFSLADLQTATDNFNPDNIIGKGGYAEVYKGRLQDGQLIAVKRLTKGTADERTSGFLSELGIIAHVDHPNTAKLIGCGIEGGMHLIFQLSPLGSLGSLLHGSKDNKLAWSKRYKIALGTSDGLLYLHDSCQRRIIHRDIKADNILLTADFEPQICDFGLAKWLPKHWTHHSVSKFEGTFGYFAPEYFMHGTVDEKTDVYSFGVLLLELITGRRALDDLQQSLVIWAKPLLDKNDIKELVDPSLGDNYDTEEMDRVVLTASMCIEQSPILRPRMNQVVILLRGDKYVSDCEVKCQRRSFQRTYSEELLDAQEYNSTKYLGDLKRHEEVALSS; from the exons AT gGAGATTGATGATGATGCTGGCAGCAAAGCAAAGAAGATCCCCATAGATGGCGCTTTTAAAGTGAAACATAGAAGACAAGATGCTCTGCTTTCTTCCTCTGCTTCTGCGCAAG ACCTGAGATGTTTTGATGTGGAAAAGGAGAAAGATGATGTGTCATCTCCTAGAGGAGTTTTAGAAGCCTGCATTAGAGGATTTGAATCTGATGCAGGTTCTTCCAAAAATATCTCTAATGAAATGGACACTCGTTCAAATTCAAGCTGGAGCAAGTTCTTCAACTTATGGAGGAAAAGATCATTTAAGCGCTTAGCCTCTTTCCCTCCTCTTGGTGTATCAAAAGGAAAAGGCAGCACTAGAGAAGACCCGGAACTTAGTAATTTATCAAACTTCAAGTCTTCATTGGTGAACTTCAGCCTCGCTGACCTCCAAACTGCAACCGACAATTTTAATCCTG ATAATATAATTGGAAAGGGTGGTTATGCTGAAGTTTACAAGGGTCGTTTGCAAGATGGGCAGCTGATAGCAGTGAAGCGGCTGACAAAAGGAACAGCTGATGAGAGAACATCAGGCTTTCTATCTGAGCTTGGCATTATAGCCCATGTAGACCATCCTAATACTGCTAAGTTAATTGGCTGCGGGATTGAGGGAGGAATGCacctcatttttcaattatctCCACTTGGGAGTTTAGGATCTCTTCTTCATG GTTCAAAGGATAATAAACTAGCTTGGAGCAAAAGGTATAAAATTGCTCTGGGAACATCAGACGGTCTGCTCTATCTTCATGACAGTTGCCAGAGGCGAATCATCCATAGAGATATAAAGGCTGATAATATTCTGCTTACAGCGGATTTTGAGCCTCAG ATTTGTGATTTTGGGCTTGCAAAGTGGCTACCCAAACACTGGACTCACCACAGTGTATCAAAATTTGAAGGCACATTTGG ATATTTTGCTCCCGAATATTTCATGCATGGCACAGTAGATGAAAAAACTGATGTTTACTCTTTTGGGGTTCTACTCTTGGAGCTCATAACTGGGCGTCGAGCTTTGGATGATTTGCAGCAAAGCCTTGTGATTTGG GCAAAGCCTTTGCTTGATAAAAACGATATTAAGGAGCTTGTTGATCCTTCACTCGGTGATAATTACGATACAGAAGAAATGGATCGTGTGGTTTTAACTGCCTCTATGTGCATTGAGCAGTCTCCTATCCTTCGCCCTCGAATGAATCAG GTTGTGATACTGCTAAGAGGTGATAAATATGTCTCGGATTGTGAAGTAAAATGTCAAAGAAGGTCTTTCCAAAGAACATACTCGGAAGAGCTCTTGGATGCACAAGAATACAACTCAACTAAGTATCTGGGCGATCTCAAACGGCACGAGGAGGTTGCTTTGAGTTCTTGA
- the LOC133852790 gene encoding receptor-like cytosolic serine/threonine-protein kinase RBK2 isoform X1, with the protein MANGREDKASSPWYACVLLHVLSVGEIDDDAGSKAKKIPIDGAFKVKHRRQDALLSSSASAQDLRCFDVEKEKDDVSSPRGVLEACIRGFESDAGSSKNISNEMDTRSNSSWSKFFNLWRKRSFKRLASFPPLGVSKGKGSTREDPELSNLSNFKSSLVNFSLADLQTATDNFNPDNIIGKGGYAEVYKGRLQDGQLIAVKRLTKGTADERTSGFLSELGIIAHVDHPNTAKLIGCGIEGGMHLIFQLSPLGSLGSLLHGSKDNKLAWSKRYKIALGTSDGLLYLHDSCQRRIIHRDIKADNILLTADFEPQICDFGLAKWLPKHWTHHSVSKFEGTFGYFAPEYFMHGTVDEKTDVYSFGVLLLELITGRRALDDLQQSLVIWAKPLLDKNDIKELVDPSLGDNYDTEEMDRVVLTASMCIEQSPILRPRMNQVVILLRGDKYVSDCEVKCQRRSFQRTYSEELLDAQEYNSTKYLGDLKRHEEVALSS; encoded by the exons ATGGCGAATGGTAGAGAGGATAAAGCTTCTTCCCCATGGTATGCGTGTGTTCTCCTTCATGTTCTCTCAGTAGG gGAGATTGATGATGATGCTGGCAGCAAAGCAAAGAAGATCCCCATAGATGGCGCTTTTAAAGTGAAACATAGAAGACAAGATGCTCTGCTTTCTTCCTCTGCTTCTGCGCAAG ACCTGAGATGTTTTGATGTGGAAAAGGAGAAAGATGATGTGTCATCTCCTAGAGGAGTTTTAGAAGCCTGCATTAGAGGATTTGAATCTGATGCAGGTTCTTCCAAAAATATCTCTAATGAAATGGACACTCGTTCAAATTCAAGCTGGAGCAAGTTCTTCAACTTATGGAGGAAAAGATCATTTAAGCGCTTAGCCTCTTTCCCTCCTCTTGGTGTATCAAAAGGAAAAGGCAGCACTAGAGAAGACCCGGAACTTAGTAATTTATCAAACTTCAAGTCTTCATTGGTGAACTTCAGCCTCGCTGACCTCCAAACTGCAACCGACAATTTTAATCCTG ATAATATAATTGGAAAGGGTGGTTATGCTGAAGTTTACAAGGGTCGTTTGCAAGATGGGCAGCTGATAGCAGTGAAGCGGCTGACAAAAGGAACAGCTGATGAGAGAACATCAGGCTTTCTATCTGAGCTTGGCATTATAGCCCATGTAGACCATCCTAATACTGCTAAGTTAATTGGCTGCGGGATTGAGGGAGGAATGCacctcatttttcaattatctCCACTTGGGAGTTTAGGATCTCTTCTTCATG GTTCAAAGGATAATAAACTAGCTTGGAGCAAAAGGTATAAAATTGCTCTGGGAACATCAGACGGTCTGCTCTATCTTCATGACAGTTGCCAGAGGCGAATCATCCATAGAGATATAAAGGCTGATAATATTCTGCTTACAGCGGATTTTGAGCCTCAG ATTTGTGATTTTGGGCTTGCAAAGTGGCTACCCAAACACTGGACTCACCACAGTGTATCAAAATTTGAAGGCACATTTGG ATATTTTGCTCCCGAATATTTCATGCATGGCACAGTAGATGAAAAAACTGATGTTTACTCTTTTGGGGTTCTACTCTTGGAGCTCATAACTGGGCGTCGAGCTTTGGATGATTTGCAGCAAAGCCTTGTGATTTGG GCAAAGCCTTTGCTTGATAAAAACGATATTAAGGAGCTTGTTGATCCTTCACTCGGTGATAATTACGATACAGAAGAAATGGATCGTGTGGTTTTAACTGCCTCTATGTGCATTGAGCAGTCTCCTATCCTTCGCCCTCGAATGAATCAG GTTGTGATACTGCTAAGAGGTGATAAATATGTCTCGGATTGTGAAGTAAAATGTCAAAGAAGGTCTTTCCAAAGAACATACTCGGAAGAGCTCTTGGATGCACAAGAATACAACTCAACTAAGTATCTGGGCGATCTCAAACGGCACGAGGAGGTTGCTTTGAGTTCTTGA
- the LOC133852790 gene encoding receptor-like cytosolic serine/threonine-protein kinase RBK2 isoform X2 — protein MANGREDKASSPWEIDDDAGSKAKKIPIDGAFKVKHRRQDALLSSSASAQDLRCFDVEKEKDDVSSPRGVLEACIRGFESDAGSSKNISNEMDTRSNSSWSKFFNLWRKRSFKRLASFPPLGVSKGKGSTREDPELSNLSNFKSSLVNFSLADLQTATDNFNPDNIIGKGGYAEVYKGRLQDGQLIAVKRLTKGTADERTSGFLSELGIIAHVDHPNTAKLIGCGIEGGMHLIFQLSPLGSLGSLLHGSKDNKLAWSKRYKIALGTSDGLLYLHDSCQRRIIHRDIKADNILLTADFEPQICDFGLAKWLPKHWTHHSVSKFEGTFGYFAPEYFMHGTVDEKTDVYSFGVLLLELITGRRALDDLQQSLVIWAKPLLDKNDIKELVDPSLGDNYDTEEMDRVVLTASMCIEQSPILRPRMNQVVILLRGDKYVSDCEVKCQRRSFQRTYSEELLDAQEYNSTKYLGDLKRHEEVALSS, from the exons ATGGCGAATGGTAGAGAGGATAAAGCTTCTTCCCCATG gGAGATTGATGATGATGCTGGCAGCAAAGCAAAGAAGATCCCCATAGATGGCGCTTTTAAAGTGAAACATAGAAGACAAGATGCTCTGCTTTCTTCCTCTGCTTCTGCGCAAG ACCTGAGATGTTTTGATGTGGAAAAGGAGAAAGATGATGTGTCATCTCCTAGAGGAGTTTTAGAAGCCTGCATTAGAGGATTTGAATCTGATGCAGGTTCTTCCAAAAATATCTCTAATGAAATGGACACTCGTTCAAATTCAAGCTGGAGCAAGTTCTTCAACTTATGGAGGAAAAGATCATTTAAGCGCTTAGCCTCTTTCCCTCCTCTTGGTGTATCAAAAGGAAAAGGCAGCACTAGAGAAGACCCGGAACTTAGTAATTTATCAAACTTCAAGTCTTCATTGGTGAACTTCAGCCTCGCTGACCTCCAAACTGCAACCGACAATTTTAATCCTG ATAATATAATTGGAAAGGGTGGTTATGCTGAAGTTTACAAGGGTCGTTTGCAAGATGGGCAGCTGATAGCAGTGAAGCGGCTGACAAAAGGAACAGCTGATGAGAGAACATCAGGCTTTCTATCTGAGCTTGGCATTATAGCCCATGTAGACCATCCTAATACTGCTAAGTTAATTGGCTGCGGGATTGAGGGAGGAATGCacctcatttttcaattatctCCACTTGGGAGTTTAGGATCTCTTCTTCATG GTTCAAAGGATAATAAACTAGCTTGGAGCAAAAGGTATAAAATTGCTCTGGGAACATCAGACGGTCTGCTCTATCTTCATGACAGTTGCCAGAGGCGAATCATCCATAGAGATATAAAGGCTGATAATATTCTGCTTACAGCGGATTTTGAGCCTCAG ATTTGTGATTTTGGGCTTGCAAAGTGGCTACCCAAACACTGGACTCACCACAGTGTATCAAAATTTGAAGGCACATTTGG ATATTTTGCTCCCGAATATTTCATGCATGGCACAGTAGATGAAAAAACTGATGTTTACTCTTTTGGGGTTCTACTCTTGGAGCTCATAACTGGGCGTCGAGCTTTGGATGATTTGCAGCAAAGCCTTGTGATTTGG GCAAAGCCTTTGCTTGATAAAAACGATATTAAGGAGCTTGTTGATCCTTCACTCGGTGATAATTACGATACAGAAGAAATGGATCGTGTGGTTTTAACTGCCTCTATGTGCATTGAGCAGTCTCCTATCCTTCGCCCTCGAATGAATCAG GTTGTGATACTGCTAAGAGGTGATAAATATGTCTCGGATTGTGAAGTAAAATGTCAAAGAAGGTCTTTCCAAAGAACATACTCGGAAGAGCTCTTGGATGCACAAGAATACAACTCAACTAAGTATCTGGGCGATCTCAAACGGCACGAGGAGGTTGCTTTGAGTTCTTGA